The sequence AATACCTTCAAAATTTGTAAcgtcaataaaaaaaaaatctttgtaACGACATTGTATATCTCTCCCCCTTAATTAGGGCTGGTCCTAAACTTTCGGCACCCTCAGTGACCTCTCAAAACAGAACTACATATTCACACAAATCACCCCAGAAATATATACATTTAAGGGTTAATGTAGGTATATTGTTTAGTTTTGATGTggtccaaatttttatttattttttaatgttttcaaaacTTTCATATGGctcaaaattcagaaaattttGGTGTCATGAACCCATGTCCTTGGGTTTCCATAAAATCTCTCCAAAAAGCCATGGCCTTGGGCCGGCCCTGCAGCCTCTGCCTTTCATGCTTTATTGTATACAACTGAAAATATCAAATGTACCTCCTACTCTAATCGGAATGTATTGGATCAGTTTCTCTTAAACTGCAgtcaaattaatttcaataGAACGGTTTGATTCAGTTTgattttaacaaaaatcaCTGAGAAAACCGAACCAAATCAAGACAATATTGAACACTTTGGATCGGGCAATTTGGTCTAAGCCCAAACCTTATTTTTTGCCAGATAAGCCCAAACCGTTTCCTTTTTGCTTAGCCCaaatacaacaacaacaaaaattccaTAACCTcctacatatttttcattttcctacACATTGAACCATCCTATAATTCAACATATTATCTGCCTTCGAAGTTCATTACTAATATAGTTACAATCAAATATCAATAACTTCAATGTTTCATAGGACTACGAGTGTAAACTAAAATAATctaagtaaatatatataagtgtTCATTCTGATGTAAATTTAGCTCGATTTACAAAAGCTCAAAATTACAACTGAATCAAACCATaatgatttggtttggttatgAATTATGTGGcttctttttggtcaaaacAAATTAGACCATCAGCCAATTTGATCGGTTCGGTCgaatttacttttatttaacaTAGTTTAAATAATAATGCCCCTtagaattaaataaaatgtGGGAACTCACCCATtcccaattaaaaaatattagaaaatacTTGATAATTCCTTGAATCAAAATGTTAAAGAATTACTAATCACACATGACTCGCACGTAAATCAAGCATTAAACTATCAAGGACTTGTAACTCAAGTAGTacattcaattcaattgttaATTATTTCCAAGGCATGCATGCATCCTCTCATTGTCTGTGAGTTATCTCATATGGATGTTTGTTcttcaaatcaatcaaaaccaaGCTGATATTAGtgcatatttaattttaagtatTCATTActtatgaaattaattgaaGGTGGTAAATATTATTAGATTTTGGATATGACAAGTACCAGTATAATGTGCTGGAGGTGAACGAGACAAGTTATGAAAAGTGCATCGACAAAGATTTCATAAAAAACATAACAGGTGGTGCCGGAAGAGATGTGTTTAATCtcacacaaacaaaaacctaCTACTTCCTTAGCAGTGGGGGCTATTGCTTTCAAGGGTTGAAGGTTGCCGTCAACGTCCTCCGACCAATGCCGCCTGCCCCGGCACCGATGTCTACttctactactactactactactttTTCTTCATCACTACTCCTTCCCCTGGTGCTGCTTTTAATTGTAATTTAGTACTAGTGCTTTGCTATTCATTTTGAACATTTTAACGTTTGGAAGGAGcgttttgtttgaatttttaggCAGTGAATTTGTTTGATTAAATAGCACTTGCAGACTTGATTGCATTAATATGATTCTCTGTAAGTCTTTAAAATTTGCAAAACATGTTAAGACTGGTTGTTACCATTTTCTTGGAGGTTTCTTGAGCTTTCTTTTGGCAGGATATTACACATTAAATATAGTTACACTGTAAAATGTGTACATGTACACAGTTATTAATATTGAATTTGTTGTTTCTGTAGACATATTGGTCATTGGGTGAAAACAGGATTTGAACTGTATGAGATCTAATCTTCTATTGTTCTTTACTAGTTCATAAATCCAAAAGGAACTCGAAATCATCTAGAAATTAAGACAAATAAATTTCgttaaaatattttcattataGGACTTCAAGTATAAGGGAAGAACGTAATATAGTTAtagtatttttatgaaaccGATTAATTAGTAGATTTTTTTGATATCACGTATATGCCTTTAATAATTCagaaataaagataaaagtaaaaaagagtTCAATGAAGTAagaaatcttacaattaattaCACCTCAAAGCCCTCGATTTGGTTTGCAACATGCAAAGCATGACCTGGTAGTTATGCTGAAGAAAAGACAAACTTCATCCAATACGATCCAACATGATATCTTTATTTCTTGAGCACACATCAAAGATTTTCTTGTAGAGTTGTAAAATCGataattataacaaaaaattgcATAAGGGGTTATCTTTTTACACACCTTTAGGATGATCAAGCCCAAAGAATCATGCTCAACAGGTACAACAATAACAACATAACATACCccttttctcatttttctgGTACCTTTTTGCATGAGACATGCATGCGCTGCGACCTTTTAAGCATGGAGGGTTTGATTTTTAGCAAGGCCATAAATTAatccagagagagagagagagagaatggaggGTTTGAAAAGTAGAGTTAGGtggttgatgattttgatgGTGATGATTAGAGTGCTGCATGTTGAATGCAGGCAGCCTGTGCTTCATAGAGTTGGAGGGGGAAGGTTCACTTGGGCTCCCAATATTGACTTCACAGAGTGGTCAAATCACGAGAACTTCTATGCGGGTGATTGGCTTTGTAAGTTCCTCTCTCATGTCACAAACATCAGATTGATTTTTACCTCCAATATAATAATTTGCTAACCTTCACAAGCAATTTTCTGTGTCCAATTAATccagattttgggtttgataaGCATATCTACAATGTTCTTGAGGTGAACAAAACTAGCTATGATAATTGCATTGACAAAGATTTCATATATAATGTTACAAGAGGAGGGCGGGACGTGTTTAACTTGACGGAGGCGAATACATATTTCTTTCTCAGTGGCCGAGGTTACTG comes from Prunus dulcis chromosome 6, ALMONDv2, whole genome shotgun sequence and encodes:
- the LOC117630313 gene encoding lamin-like protein → MEGLKSRVRWLMILMVMIRVLHVECRQPVLHRVGGGRFTWAPNIDFTEWSNHENFYAGDWLYFGFDKHIYNVLEVNKTSYDNCIDKDFIYNVTRGGRDVFNLTEANTYFFLSGRGYCFEGMKVAVQVREIPPEPLLLNHGFRSYVYIHAILLAMLATACACIILF